The DNA window GAGAGCCTGCACGAGTTCGGCACCGACTTCGACGTGTTCACCCACGAGGACAGCATGTTCACCTCGGGGCTGGTCGACGAGTGCATCGCAGAGCTCAAGGCCAACGACAAGCTGTACGAGAAGGACGGGGCCTGGTGGCTGCGGTCCACCGAGTTCGGTGACGACAAGGATCGGGTCGTCATCAAGAGTGACGGCAACGCGGCCTACATCGCCGGCGACATCGCCTACATCCGGGACAAACGCAACCGCGGGTTCAGCCTCTGCATCTACATGCTCGGCGCCGACCACCACGGCTACATCAGCCGGCTCAAGGCCGCGGCCGCAGCGCTCGGCGACGACCCGGACGTGGTGGAGGTCCTCATCGGTCAGATGGTCAATCTCGTCCGCGACGGCAAGCCGGTCCGGATGAGCAAGCGCGCCGGAACGGTGATCACCCTCGACGACCTCGTCGAGGCCGTCGGTGTCGACGGCGCGCGCTACTCGCTGATCCGGTCGTCGGTCGACGTCAACATCGACATCGACCTCGATCTGCTCACGAAGCAGTCCAACGAGAACCCGGTGTACTACGTGCAATACGCCCACGCCCGGCTGAGTGCGTTGTCGCGCAATGCCGCCGACCTGGGCCTGCAACCGGACCTGGCGAACATCGACCTGCTCGTCGATCCCGCCGAGGGGGAATTGATCCGGACCATCGGTGACTTCGACGAGGTGGTGGCGACGGCGGCGTCGTTGCGTGAACCGCATCGCGTCTGCCGCTACCTGGAGAGCCTGGCCGGCGCGTACCACCGCTTTTACGCGCGCTGCCGCGTGCTGCCTCAGGGAGATGAGGAGCCCGCCGACATCCACCGGGCCCGGCTCGCGCTGTGCGCGGCAACCCGTCAGGTGCTGGCCAACGGTCTCGACCTGGTCGGCGTGAGCGCACCGGAGCGGATGTGAACGCGCATCCCGCCGGGCCCCGGCACGCCGAACTCCTGGCTGCGCCGCATCTGGCGCAGCGGCCCAATGACCCGTCGGTGCTCGCCGAGATCCCGGCGAATGTCTTCCCGCGCAACGCAGCTCGCAACGCTGACGGTGAACTGGAGATCGCCGGTGTCGGGGTGTCCGAGCTCGCCGACAAGTACGGCACGCCGGTGTTCCTGGTCGACGAGGCCGATTTCCGGTCACGCTGCGCGGACATGATGTCGGCCTTCGGTCCGTACGGACGAGTTCACTACGCGTCCAAGGCCTTCCTGTGCACCGAGGTCGCGCGCTGGGTGAACGAGGAGGGACTGTCGCTCGACGTGTGCTCCGGCGGTGAACTCGCGATCGCGCTACGTGCCGGCTTCCCGCCCGAGCGGATCGCGTTGCACGGCAACAACAAGAGCGTCGCCGAACTCACCGCGGCCCTGGACGCCGGGGTCGGTCACGTGGTGCTGGACT is part of the Gordonia bronchialis DSM 43247 genome and encodes:
- the argS gene encoding arginine--tRNA ligase; protein product: MTPADLAALLAAVTSTVVRDHGLDETLVPDSVGVERPRHADHGDYSTNIALQLGKRLGVSPRELAGWLAEAYAGADGIAKAEVAGPGFVNLWLAAAAQNTVIATVVEQGAEYGRGDELGGSVINLEFVSANPTGPIHLGGTRWAAVGDALGRVLGARGAAVTREYYFNDHGTQIDRFARSLEAAAQGGPTPEDGYAGAYIGDIAAAVVQQVPGVLEQPDDERVETFRSVGVELMFAHIKESLHEFGTDFDVFTHEDSMFTSGLVDECIAELKANDKLYEKDGAWWLRSTEFGDDKDRVVIKSDGNAAYIAGDIAYIRDKRNRGFSLCIYMLGADHHGYISRLKAAAAALGDDPDVVEVLIGQMVNLVRDGKPVRMSKRAGTVITLDDLVEAVGVDGARYSLIRSSVDVNIDIDLDLLTKQSNENPVYYVQYAHARLSALSRNAADLGLQPDLANIDLLVDPAEGELIRTIGDFDEVVATAASLREPHRVCRYLESLAGAYHRFYARCRVLPQGDEEPADIHRARLALCAATRQVLANGLDLVGVSAPERM